The following proteins are co-located in the Novipirellula aureliae genome:
- a CDS encoding type II toxin-antitoxin system VapC family toxin, whose protein sequence is MQSVYLETTVIGNIAGRLHPDPLIAARQTFTRRWWDTALSRYELFVSDLVFDECSAGDPFAASERLLVLDGLAVLESPDTAKSLAAALLAGNAVPQTEPRDATHIAIAAVNGIELLATWNFKHILNPSTQHLIDDICRDNGYEPATICTPEQMLEAFDDS, encoded by the coding sequence ATGCAAAGCGTCTACCTTGAAACAACCGTCATCGGCAACATAGCTGGCCGCCTACACCCGGACCCATTGATCGCCGCACGCCAGACCTTCACGCGCCGATGGTGGGATACGGCCTTGAGCCGATACGAACTCTTCGTTTCTGACCTCGTTTTCGATGAATGCTCCGCTGGCGACCCTTTTGCGGCTTCCGAACGACTGCTCGTTCTGGACGGACTTGCGGTTTTAGAATCGCCCGATACGGCCAAATCGCTTGCCGCTGCGTTACTGGCGGGGAATGCGGTTCCGCAGACCGAACCGCGGGATGCGACGCACATAGCGATTGCCGCTGTAAACGGCATTGAATTGTTGGCGACTTGGAACTTTAAGCATATACTTAATCCATCGACTCAACACTTAATCGATGACATTTGTCGCGATAATGGGTACGAACCCGCGACTATCTGCACACCTGAGCAAATGCTAGAGGCATTCGATGACTCCTGA